A genomic region of Roseateles amylovorans contains the following coding sequences:
- a CDS encoding MerR family transcriptional regulator gives MSALSAASPLSIGALARETGVSVRSIRHYDDHGLLQSSRASNGYRSFAPVAVTQVRQIQRFIATGLSLAEIQAFPDCMLLVEGALSCPETTPAQRKRLEAIDREIADLERRRTRLIQLLSDGAAPG, from the coding sequence GTGAGCGCTCTCTCTGCCGCATCCCCTCTGTCCATCGGTGCGCTGGCGCGCGAAACCGGCGTCAGCGTGCGGTCCATCCGCCATTACGACGATCATGGACTTTTGCAGTCCAGTCGCGCCTCCAATGGCTATCGCAGCTTTGCGCCGGTAGCGGTGACCCAGGTCCGGCAGATTCAGCGCTTCATTGCGACCGGGCTCAGTCTGGCGGAGATCCAGGCCTTTCCTGACTGCATGCTGCTGGTGGAAGGCGCGCTCTCCTGCCCGGAAACGACCCCGGCGCAGCGAAAGCGACTGGAGGCCATTGATCGTGAAATCGCCGACCTGGAGCGACGTCGCACCCGCTTGATCCAGTTGCTGTCCGACGGAGCGGCGCCGGGATGA
- a CDS encoding putative bifunctional diguanylate cyclase/phosphodiesterase, producing the protein MLQLDVHVTHPPGSALSALMMCRTDVREERAAIDRLQREVLEAVAVGRSLREVMDLLCRCVEALAPEVSCSVLTIDEAGLIHPLAAPSLPASYSAALEGVQIGPSAGSCGTAAWRHESVEVTDIATDPLWAPYRSLALAHDLRACWSTPIVLAHDRVVATFALYYREPRAAAPFHRRMVDACTQLCQIAFMHQAHQREIERLAYVDGVTGLPNRTLLTDRAGQMLLLAARAREPAALLLLDMDRFKTVNDSLGHAAGDEVLRQIAQRLLGTLRDSDTLARLGGDEFVVLLPGCTAEDGLQVADKLREALQAPLTLENGRLRLPMTASIGVCAYPLDGGDLDQLLKNADIAMYEAKRAGRDCARYFLNTMNQALDQRLEIETALRHALACNALQLHYQPKLSLPENQLVGVEALLRWKDEQRGWIPPDRFIPVAEESGLIGALDAWVMEQACAQLARWRAEGVDVPSMSVNVSPLRFHQDDVAAHASSLLVRHGLSAGDLTLEVTERVMLDDDSRPREQLQKLHAMGVGVSVDDFGTGYSSLSYLKRLPVTEIKLDKSFVRDLELDQDDRALASAVIGIGRALGMTVVAEGVETDGQRQLLQHMGCDVAQGYFFARPQAAPDLVAWVTARRAQPTG; encoded by the coding sequence TTGCTTCAGCTGGACGTCCATGTGACCCACCCGCCAGGCTCGGCCCTGTCCGCCTTGATGATGTGTCGGACCGACGTCCGCGAAGAGCGCGCCGCCATCGACCGGCTCCAGCGCGAAGTGCTCGAGGCCGTGGCGGTCGGCCGCAGCTTGCGCGAGGTCATGGACCTGCTGTGCCGCTGTGTGGAGGCCCTGGCGCCGGAGGTGAGTTGCTCGGTGCTCACCATCGACGAGGCCGGCCTGATTCACCCTTTGGCCGCACCCAGCCTGCCCGCCAGCTACAGCGCGGCGCTGGAGGGTGTTCAGATCGGACCCAGCGCCGGCTCCTGCGGCACGGCCGCCTGGCGACACGAATCGGTGGAGGTCACCGACATCGCCACCGACCCCTTGTGGGCGCCCTACCGCTCGCTTGCGCTGGCGCACGACTTGCGAGCGTGCTGGTCGACCCCCATTGTGCTGGCCCATGACCGGGTGGTGGCCACCTTCGCGCTCTATTACCGGGAGCCGCGCGCGGCGGCGCCGTTTCATCGGCGCATGGTCGATGCCTGCACCCAGCTCTGCCAGATCGCCTTCATGCATCAGGCGCATCAGCGCGAAATCGAACGGCTGGCCTATGTCGACGGCGTGACCGGCCTGCCCAACCGCACCCTGCTGACCGACCGCGCCGGCCAGATGCTGCTCCTGGCCGCACGGGCGCGCGAACCCGCCGCGCTGCTGCTGCTGGACATGGATCGCTTCAAGACGGTCAATGATTCATTGGGCCATGCCGCCGGCGACGAAGTGCTTCGACAGATTGCCCAGCGCCTGCTCGGCACCCTGCGTGACAGCGACACCCTGGCCCGTCTGGGCGGCGACGAATTCGTGGTGCTGCTGCCCGGCTGCACGGCGGAGGATGGCCTGCAGGTTGCCGACAAGCTGCGTGAAGCACTGCAGGCGCCGCTGACGCTGGAAAACGGCCGGCTGCGGTTGCCGATGACCGCCAGCATCGGCGTCTGCGCCTATCCGCTCGACGGCGGCGACCTGGATCAGTTGCTGAAGAACGCCGACATCGCAATGTATGAGGCCAAGCGTGCCGGGCGCGACTGTGCGCGCTACTTCCTCAACACCATGAACCAGGCGCTGGACCAGCGGCTGGAGATCGAGACCGCACTCCGACATGCCCTGGCCTGCAACGCCCTGCAGTTGCACTACCAGCCCAAGCTCAGCCTGCCAGAGAACCAACTGGTGGGCGTGGAGGCGCTGCTGCGGTGGAAGGATGAGCAGCGCGGCTGGATCCCGCCGGACCGCTTCATCCCGGTCGCCGAAGAGAGCGGCCTGATCGGCGCCCTGGACGCCTGGGTGATGGAGCAGGCCTGCGCCCAACTCGCGCGCTGGCGTGCCGAGGGCGTGGACGTGCCCAGCATGTCGGTCAATGTCTCGCCGCTGCGATTTCATCAGGATGATGTGGCGGCGCACGCCAGCTCGCTGCTGGTTCGTCACGGCCTGAGTGCCGGCGACCTCACACTGGAGGTCACCGAGCGGGTCATGCTGGACGACGACAGCCGCCCCCGCGAGCAACTGCAGAAGCTGCATGCGATGGGCGTAGGAGTCTCGGTGGATGACTTTGGCACCGGCTACTCGAGCCTGAGCTACCTGAAGCGGCTACCGGTGACCGAGATCAAGCTGGACAAGAGCTTTGTGCGGGATCTGGAACTGGACCAGGACGATCGCGCCCTGGCCAGCGCCGTGATCGGCATTGGCCGGGCGCTGGGGATGACCGTGGTCGCGGAAGGCGTGGAGACCGACGGCCAGCGCCAACTGCTGCAGCACATGGGTTGCGATGTGGCGCAAGGTTATTTCTTCGCCCGCCCCCAGGCCGCGCCCGACCTGGTCGCCTGGGTGACGGCGCGACGCGCTCAGCCGACCGGATGA
- a CDS encoding alpha/beta fold hydrolase: protein MAYRFLRRTVLQLVLLLAVAAPPAFAWDRSSVVTAPDGVTLAVQETGDPEGPTVIFVHGLLGSRLSWDAQWRDPALQRFRLIAFDLRGHGQSGMPTSPQMYREGRRWGDDLDAVIRATRANRPVLVGWSLGAAVITNYLAAYGDDAIAGVIYAGGVIELKTDQLMPQPTVYERMASADLRTHLDGERAFLALCSHRPPDADTFQRMIAAAAMASNVMQNAVHGMNVEADKGLRALRKPILHVYGAHDALVRPEASFARAAALAPQGVLRLYPEAGHAPFAEDPARFDKDLATFIEAATR, encoded by the coding sequence ATGGCCTATCGATTCCTGCGACGCACCGTCCTGCAACTGGTCCTCCTCCTCGCCGTGGCCGCCCCGCCCGCCTTCGCCTGGGATCGCTCCTCCGTGGTGACGGCGCCGGACGGCGTCACCCTGGCCGTGCAGGAAACCGGCGATCCGGAGGGTCCCACGGTGATCTTCGTGCATGGCTTGCTCGGCAGTCGGCTCAGCTGGGACGCCCAGTGGCGGGACCCGGCTCTGCAGCGTTTCCGGCTCATCGCCTTCGACCTGCGCGGCCACGGCCAATCGGGCATGCCCACCTCGCCGCAGATGTACCGCGAGGGCCGCCGCTGGGGCGACGATCTGGATGCCGTCATCCGCGCCACACGGGCGAATCGGCCGGTGCTGGTGGGCTGGTCACTGGGCGCTGCGGTCATCACCAACTACCTGGCGGCCTATGGCGACGACGCGATCGCCGGGGTCATCTATGCCGGCGGTGTGATCGAACTCAAGACGGACCAGTTGATGCCTCAGCCGACGGTCTACGAGCGCATGGCGTCGGCGGACCTGCGGACCCATCTGGACGGAGAACGCGCCTTCCTCGCCCTGTGCTCCCACCGCCCGCCGGACGCGGACACCTTTCAGCGCATGATCGCCGCCGCGGCGATGGCATCCAACGTCATGCAGAACGCGGTGCATGGCATGAACGTCGAGGCCGACAAGGGCCTGCGCGCCCTGCGAAAGCCGATCCTGCATGTCTACGGGGCTCACGACGCGCTGGTACGACCCGAAGCCTCCTTTGCACGCGCCGCAGCACTGGCGCCTCAAGGCGTCCTGCGTCTCTACCCGGAAGCGGGCCATGCCCCGTTTGCCGAAGATCCCGCACGCTTCGACAAGGACCTGGCCACCTTCATCGAGGCGGCCACCCGTTGA
- a CDS encoding SCO family protein, whose product MDLLDAAGRPMQLPAHGTGQVWLVDFIYTDCAAVCQSLGAAFYQAQQQIVSEGAGVRLLSVSIDPVRDTPAALSAYARRHGADARIWTLAAPVSVDEGRRSRRSLGVVAVADGFGGFAHNGAIHVVDRHGRVVGIYDTADWMRALAQARALEGDR is encoded by the coding sequence ATGGATCTGCTCGATGCGGCGGGCCGCCCGATGCAGCTTCCAGCGCACGGCACGGGGCAGGTGTGGCTGGTGGACTTCATCTACACCGATTGCGCGGCGGTGTGCCAGTCGCTCGGTGCGGCGTTCTATCAGGCACAGCAGCAGATCGTGAGCGAAGGGGCGGGCGTGCGGCTGTTGTCGGTGTCCATCGACCCGGTGCGGGACACACCCGCGGCGCTGTCCGCCTACGCGCGCCGACACGGTGCCGATGCGCGGATCTGGACGCTCGCTGCGCCGGTCTCGGTCGATGAAGGGCGTCGCAGCCGCCGGTCGCTGGGCGTCGTGGCGGTGGCGGATGGGTTCGGTGGCTTTGCTCACAACGGGGCCATTCACGTGGTGGACCGGCATGGGCGGGTGGTCGGCATCTACGACACCGCCGACTGGATGCGCGCCCTGGCGCAGGCAAGGGCCCTGGAGGGAGATCGGTGA
- a CDS encoding cbb3-type cytochrome c oxidase subunit II, protein MQNETRLLAGGMVMLSIATSLLVVLPYMTVGQVPAPTALKPYTAAELRGRQVYIANGCVSCHSQQPRARSLAPDAARGWGRASVAADYAYDTPHLLGTMRTGPDLFNIGARQSSEAWHLGHLYQPRAYVPGSVMPSYPFLFQLKDQLRPGDHEVPLPPGQAPAGKHVVASGEALDLVAYLKSLDHTYPAADTVSAAAAR, encoded by the coding sequence ATGCAGAACGAAACCCGACTCCTGGCCGGCGGCATGGTGATGCTGAGCATCGCCACCAGTCTGCTGGTCGTCCTGCCCTACATGACGGTGGGTCAGGTGCCCGCGCCGACAGCACTCAAGCCCTACACGGCGGCCGAGCTAAGGGGCCGGCAGGTCTACATCGCCAATGGTTGCGTGTCCTGCCACTCCCAGCAGCCGCGCGCCAGAAGTCTGGCGCCCGATGCTGCGCGCGGCTGGGGCCGGGCCAGCGTGGCGGCCGACTATGCCTATGACACGCCGCACCTGCTGGGCACGATGCGGACCGGTCCGGACCTCTTCAACATCGGCGCGCGGCAATCGAGCGAGGCCTGGCATCTGGGCCATCTGTACCAGCCGCGTGCGTATGTGCCGGGCAGCGTCATGCCGAGCTATCCCTTCCTGTTCCAGCTCAAGGACCAACTGCGCCCGGGAGACCACGAGGTCCCACTGCCGCCGGGCCAGGCACCGGCGGGCAAGCACGTGGTGGCCAGCGGCGAGGCGCTGGATCTCGTGGCCTACCTCAAGTCGCTCGATCACACCTATCCGGCGGCGGACACCGTGTCCGCCGCTGCCGCCCGTTGA
- a CDS encoding thiamine pyrophosphate-binding protein, with translation MSSSPSRSGARLAGHALVEALIAQGVTDVFGVPGESYLAVLDGFHEHRDRIRFIACRHEGGAAFMAEAGGKLTGRPGVCFVTRGPGATNASIGLHTAFQDSTPMILFIGQVASDQRDREAFQEVDYRQMFGPGTLGMAKWVGEVQDADRLPEYIARAFHTAQQGRPGPVVLVLPEDMLTAPCAASVLPRAQPAVAWPSPSDLIALQARLEAAERPLVLVGGSGWTPQACAALQAFAHRWQLPVSAVFRRQDLFDNHDPHYAGDVGIGINPALAQRVAESDLLIALGPRLDEMTTGGYTLLKAPRPAQPLVHLHAGAEELGRVYAADQLIQASMSVAALALETLHPPTPGERPWAAWTRAARADYERNQQPAAPSAPSADLRMDMAAVIGLLNRLLPADTVFTNGAGNYSGWLHRFHRYTALHQGGRTQLAPTSGAMGYGLPAAVAASLLQKDRWTVNLAGDGDFLMTSQEMATAMAHGARRLISIVVDNGSYGTIRMHQEREYPGRVSGSDLHNPDFAALARAYGWAAHSADRTEEVETALREALQSECPTLIHLKLPVDISTSRTTLTHIREAALKRQAEHRAGGQ, from the coding sequence ATGAGCAGCAGCCCCTCGCGATCCGGCGCGCGTCTCGCCGGCCATGCCCTCGTGGAGGCCCTGATCGCGCAGGGCGTGACCGATGTCTTCGGCGTCCCCGGCGAGAGCTATCTCGCCGTGCTCGATGGTTTCCATGAACACCGCGATCGCATCCGCTTCATCGCCTGTCGGCATGAGGGCGGCGCGGCCTTCATGGCGGAGGCCGGCGGCAAGCTGACCGGTCGCCCCGGCGTGTGCTTCGTCACCCGCGGACCGGGCGCCACCAACGCCAGCATCGGCCTGCACACCGCCTTTCAGGATTCGACGCCGATGATCCTGTTCATCGGCCAGGTGGCGTCCGATCAGCGCGATCGGGAAGCGTTCCAGGAAGTGGACTATCGCCAGATGTTCGGACCCGGCACCCTGGGCATGGCCAAATGGGTCGGGGAGGTGCAGGACGCCGATCGCCTGCCCGAGTACATCGCCCGCGCCTTCCACACGGCGCAGCAGGGTCGCCCAGGGCCGGTGGTGCTGGTGCTGCCCGAAGACATGCTCACCGCGCCCTGCGCCGCATCCGTGCTGCCTCGCGCGCAACCGGCGGTGGCCTGGCCATCGCCTTCAGACCTGATCGCGCTTCAGGCACGGCTGGAGGCAGCAGAACGCCCCTTGGTGCTGGTGGGTGGCAGCGGGTGGACGCCACAAGCCTGCGCCGCGCTGCAGGCCTTCGCGCATCGGTGGCAGTTGCCGGTGAGCGCCGTCTTCCGGCGCCAGGACCTGTTCGACAACCATGATCCGCACTATGCGGGTGATGTCGGCATCGGCATCAATCCAGCCCTGGCGCAGCGGGTCGCTGAGTCGGATCTGCTGATCGCGCTCGGACCGCGGCTCGATGAGATGACCACCGGCGGCTATACGCTGCTGAAGGCCCCGCGTCCGGCCCAGCCGCTGGTGCACCTCCATGCGGGGGCAGAAGAGCTGGGCCGGGTCTATGCAGCCGATCAATTGATCCAAGCTTCCATGAGCGTCGCAGCGTTGGCCCTGGAAACGCTCCATCCCCCGACGCCCGGTGAGCGACCTTGGGCGGCGTGGACTCGGGCTGCTCGCGCCGACTACGAACGCAATCAGCAGCCAGCGGCGCCGTCGGCGCCATCCGCCGACTTGCGCATGGACATGGCGGCGGTCATCGGCCTGCTGAATCGCCTGCTGCCGGCGGACACCGTCTTCACCAACGGTGCGGGCAACTACAGCGGCTGGCTGCATCGTTTCCATCGCTACACGGCCTTGCACCAGGGCGGACGCACCCAACTGGCGCCGACCAGCGGGGCCATGGGCTATGGGCTGCCTGCGGCCGTCGCGGCGAGTCTGCTTCAGAAGGACCGCTGGACGGTCAACCTCGCCGGCGATGGCGATTTCCTGATGACGAGCCAGGAGATGGCGACCGCCATGGCCCATGGCGCCAGGCGGTTGATCAGCATCGTCGTGGACAACGGCAGCTACGGCACGATCCGCATGCATCAGGAGCGCGAGTATCCAGGGCGCGTCAGCGGCAGTGATCTCCACAATCCCGACTTCGCCGCACTGGCCCGTGCCTATGGCTGGGCCGCGCACAGCGCTGATCGCACCGAGGAAGTCGAAACGGCGCTGCGTGAAGCCCTGCAGTCGGAGTGTCCGACCTTGATCCATCTGAAGCTGCCGGTGGACATCTCCACCAGCCGCACCACCCTCACGCACATTCGCGAGGCCGCCCTGAAGCGACAGGCCGAGCACCGTGCTGGCGGACAATGA
- a CDS encoding c-type cytochrome, with amino-acid sequence MTPEPPISDPQRREHPDPHEGTTPVPKALLMAVALLVAFCIAYIAASDIETPAAWGDGRHAADLGGVSATIAGTVDGAAVFASRCAACHQAQGQGLPGVFPPLAGSEWVKGKDSTTAAIVLHGVTGPLSVMGQTYNGAMPAFGELLSDAEIAAVLTHVRTHWGNQAAAVTAETVALARAAHRGRTAPFGSQDLPPLE; translated from the coding sequence ATGACCCCCGAACCTCCGATCTCCGACCCGCAACGGCGCGAGCATCCTGATCCGCATGAGGGGACGACGCCCGTGCCCAAGGCGCTTCTGATGGCGGTGGCGCTGTTGGTGGCGTTTTGCATCGCCTACATCGCCGCCTCCGACATTGAGACGCCGGCCGCCTGGGGCGATGGCCGACACGCGGCGGATCTGGGCGGCGTCTCCGCGACCATTGCCGGTACGGTCGATGGGGCGGCGGTGTTCGCGTCGCGCTGTGCGGCCTGCCATCAGGCTCAGGGTCAGGGCTTGCCCGGCGTCTTTCCACCGCTGGCGGGCAGCGAGTGGGTGAAGGGCAAAGACAGCACGACTGCGGCCATCGTGCTTCATGGCGTGACCGGGCCCTTGTCTGTGATGGGCCAGACCTACAACGGCGCCATGCCGGCGTTCGGGGAGCTGTTGAGCGATGCGGAAATTGCAGCGGTGCTGACCCATGTGCGCACGCACTGGGGCAATCAGGCGGCGGCCGTGACCGCCGAGACCGTGGCCCTTGCCCGCGCGGCGCATCGGGGGCGGACGGCACCGTTTGGCAGTCAGGACCTGCCACCGCTTGAGTAA
- a CDS encoding RNA-binding S4 domain-containing protein, translated as MSATPTPIPFALRGDYIELDKLLKVCSLADSGGAARHLIADGQVHVDGQIELRKTAKIRAGQVVEFAGQRIEVQAPDAG; from the coding sequence ATGTCTGCGACCCCGACCCCCATCCCCTTCGCCCTGCGCGGCGACTACATCGAACTCGACAAGCTGCTCAAGGTCTGCAGCCTGGCCGACAGCGGCGGCGCCGCCCGCCATTTGATCGCCGACGGGCAGGTGCACGTCGATGGTCAGATCGAACTTCGCAAGACCGCCAAGATCCGCGCCGGCCAAGTGGTGGAGTTCGCCGGCCAGCGGATCGAGGTGCAGGCGCCAGACGCCGGTTGA
- the rraA gene encoding ribonuclease E activity regulator RraA produces MTTPHVSLRFSTCDLCDSLKADTSGATRWLPGQRYRSYGARMRFAGPIATVRCLEDNSRVKAAVESFGGGKVLVVDGGGSLRRALLGGNLAASAAKNGWAGLLVHGAVRDLEELRAADVGIFALGHVPMPTERRDEGLSDVPVQIDGQWIRPGEWLYADEDGVVITPTAVHPVG; encoded by the coding sequence ATGACGACACCTCATGTGTCCCTGCGTTTCTCCACCTGTGACCTCTGCGATTCGCTGAAGGCCGACACCAGCGGCGCGACCCGCTGGCTGCCGGGGCAGCGCTATCGGAGCTACGGCGCCCGTATGCGCTTCGCCGGTCCCATCGCCACCGTGCGCTGCCTGGAGGACAACAGCCGGGTGAAAGCGGCGGTCGAGAGCTTCGGCGGCGGCAAGGTCTTGGTGGTGGACGGTGGCGGCTCGCTGCGGCGGGCGCTGCTGGGGGGCAACCTGGCCGCCAGTGCGGCGAAGAATGGCTGGGCCGGTCTGCTGGTGCATGGCGCAGTGCGCGACCTGGAAGAACTGCGGGCGGCCGATGTCGGCATCTTCGCGCTCGGTCATGTGCCGATGCCGACCGAGCGGCGCGACGAAGGCCTGTCCGATGTGCCGGTCCAGATCGATGGCCAGTGGATTCGCCCCGGCGAATGGCTGTATGCCGATGAGGACGGGGTGGTGATCACCCCGACCGCCGTTCATCCGGTCGGCTGA